The Lycium barbarum isolate Lr01 chromosome 12, ASM1917538v2, whole genome shotgun sequence genome includes a region encoding these proteins:
- the LOC132622961 gene encoding large ribosomal subunit protein eL39x, translating into MPSHKTFMIKKKLAKKQRQNRPIPYWIRMRTDNTIRYNAKRRHWRRTKLGF; encoded by the exons ATG CCTTCACATAAGACATTCATGATAAAGAAGAAGCTGGCGAAGAAGCAGAGGCAAAACAGGCCTATTCCTTACTGGATCCGCATGCGTACTGACAACACCATCCGTTACAATGCTAAGCGTAGGCACTGGCGCCGCACCAAGCTCGGATTCTAA
- the LOC132622960 gene encoding protein SPIRAL1-like 3: protein MGRGVSAGGGQSSLGYLFGSGEPANNSQTTRNQEKAPTNEPAPKPAAVSQPVDNTKNVPAGIHSSHTNNYFRADGQNCGNFLTERRSTKVQAAPGGGSSLGYLFGDGSSK from the exons ATGGGTCGCGGAGTGAGTGCTGGGGGAGGTCAGAGTTCCTTGGGCTACCTGTTTGGAAGTGGAGAGCCTGCTAACAATTCTCAGACTACTCGCAACCAGGAAAAGGCTCCAACTAATGAGCCTGCCCCAAAGCCAGCTGCTGTTTCACAACCTGTGGATAACACAAAGAATGTTCCAGCAGGCATTCACAGTAGCCACACAAACAACTATTTTCGTGCTGATGGCCAGAACTGCGGAAACTTTCTAACA GAAAGGCGTTCAACCAAGGTCCAGGCAGCACCTGGTGGTGGATCTTCCCTGGGGTATTTATTTGGTGATGGCAGCAGCAAGTGA